The Maylandia zebra isolate NMK-2024a linkage group LG14, Mzebra_GT3a, whole genome shotgun sequence genome includes the window TCAAATTCATGGtgagctaatatttttcttaaaaattatCACATTCCCATGTCAAAAATGTAATATATTCATTTGTAGGTGACATATAGTTTTGAGACCAAGAAAACATTGCATTCTGATTTTATGTACACATCATCTAAACTTTCTTGAATTGGGGGTATGGCATGATTAAATTAATACacaaattacaaaacaatattaaaatgaCAGACTTGTCTAAAATGCATAAATACTGTTTGAAAAGATTAAGACCGTAAAACAATAGCCTCTGTATTTCTCACAAATTCCTGGTAATTCAACTAAAAGTTCTTTAATCCCACTGCTAGGTCGTTGAgatggatttgtttttttccccctctgtgtATAAAGACTGATGCTGTTGAAATCAGAAGAGAATACATCGCCAAAGGTCTTTGCGTGTACCTGAATGAAGATCCTGAGAAGCTGGTGAAGAATTACCTGGTATGTTAACTTGCCTGTATCCTCAACTAAGGAGATGATCAAAGATAAGCTTGAACTACATACAAAAAGTTTCAGGGGATGGGGTTTTCCTATAAATTACCGGTGGCTGTAAAAAATACCTTTTAAAATAGGAAAAGTAAGAGCTTTAAGTTTCTCACTGGATACTACACACACCATTCTTGAGTGTTTTATACTATCATTATTATAATATCATTATAATAACCTcattcatacacacattcatacaagatTTTTATGTAACATTTACACTTCAATGGATGTATcaggagcaacttggggttcagtatgtTACCCATTGATAGTTTTAGTATCAGATTAGAGAAGCCAGGGATTAAACCAGTAGACAACTTGCTCTACCTCCTGTGCCACAGTCACCCCTATCACAAGATTTTGAAAGACAGGACATTGTTGAGGTATTGAATGAACTTCTCATGAGTCAGGAAAAATATCGGGCAGTCATTTTtgattacatttacattattataaGGCTTGAATGAATAAAGCTTTTAGGTATTTTACATTAATGTAAAACAGatatttacttttaaaactgtttgcaATGGACATTAGTGAGAAAtcattatcttttttttgtttgttttattgtcacaGGAAGTTGATAAAAAGCATCGCCACTGCCATAGCAGAGACAGTCTTTGGAATCTGTGTCATTCGGTCAGAGGGTGCGGAGCCTGGCGATGACCCTCAGGATGTTGTGATTGTTCTAGAGGGGGTGGAAGTGATGGGTGAGTTGGGCAATGTAGTTTTTGCAGTGACAATGTTGCTTGGTCTGGTCTATTCACTGAACCTGAGCTACCCTCTGGAACTCAGGTACACCTTTGAGGTCCTGCAGAAGATTCTTATGGAATTAGATGCACACGAACtatccaacagcacacaaaGTACAGGTTCTCAAAACACTATTTTCTCGTTGAGAAATGTTCCCATTACAACAGCTACACCATGTATCTGGACCATGAACCTAAAATAATTgcagatattttcttttttgaaagtGCATCTGTTGACCTTCAAAGTAGTTGTATTGGTCATCGAAAAATCACCTGCTTCAGCCATTCATTGTTgttaaaaaattgttttaacAGGTTAACTTTCCACTTTGTCCActactttttttctgttatgtaaCTTGTACTTGCATTTCATGTATTCTTTATACATTATGTGAAATTTGCTATAAATTCAATAAattggagaaaacaaaaagatgtgtatgacaaatttttttttaccttttagaTGTAATAGTGAAATGTATGTTAACCAGACTCTAGACTTTGttaaatgctccaaaaaattactctttaaattaacttaaaataatcatGGAAAGAATTTCCACGTGATTAAATTGCTTTCTATTAGCATTAAAGACTTGTGTTGGAATAACTTAATTTGTATGAGTTGGTTCAACTCAATTAACTTAAGCTGGGACCAAATTTAGTAAATTAGTTGGAGAAAACCTACTGAATTGAGTTGGAACAAAACTCTTTAAGTTGGAGCAACACTATTAAAATATATTGGATCAAAATGCAGTAAATACGTTGATTCATCAATCTTTAATTAAGTTGATCCAACTTGAGTGCATTAAGTTGGAGTAACAGAATTGCATaatgctaaaataaagcaatttaatCACGTGGAAATTCTTTCCatgatttttttatgttcatttaaagagttatttttttgagtgtaccTTAATTGtggtaaaaacaaataactatATGGATAAATGTGGGAGTGCAGCATGTCTCACCGTGTTCTTGGTGTATCGAGCTCTGCCTGAAGCAATTCCCAGACGGATAAAATAGGCCTCGAAATCACTGCCTGACCCAAGTTTACTGATCCTACGAAACACCAGGATTGAgccatataaatgaaaaatgagtgAGACGCCTCATATTCAAAATTTaacttaacctcctaagacccaaactcttccatggcatgcattttttttttttaatttgggcatattgggacccaatgtatgtaaaaacaaagaatcagcagatttttttaacctgatttttgtttctaagaaaaatgagagccacaaatgaggatatttgttttaaattttgataaaacagaagcagtataatgtcctcgtaaatggatatcaggcccttgtactgcaaaatttagtattttggtctagacaaccaaaaatgtgatgtccacatatgtggtcctaggaggttaaagctaACTTACAAACACTAAAAGACTAGACTGAATAGATACGGCTTTTAAGTAGAATGCATATGCACTCGTTGGACATTTTATAAGGTACACTTTGCAAAGTACTCAGTTTGACCTTCTGTCTTCAGAAAAAGTTGCTTTCTAACATGGAGTGTTATCTTTCTGGAATCAACCGTCAGAATCCCTTTTTTTATTAGCATGATCAgaaacaatactcaggtagactgtggtgtttaaacgatGCTCTGTTGGTACTGAAGAGCCCAAAGCGAAAAATAATGTCCCCCACATAATTACATCATCACCAGCCTGAAATGTTCACAAAAGGCCAAATCAAGCCatgatttcatgtttttaataccaacttctgaccctaccatccatCCAAACAGCTAAATTTAGACTCATCTGACCAGCAAACATTCTTCCAATCTTCTactgtccagttttggtgaccCCATGTTGTTAGCTAACATGACTCAcatctggtgtggtcttctgctgccgtAGACCATCTTCTTTATTAAGAATTCATTTATTGTGAATCTtgtgcataccttggttgtaaaaAATGGTGCTCTGAGTAACTGTAGCCTTCCTGTCAGCTGGAAGCAGTCATTCGcctctgatccctgcaatcaaCAAGGCACTttctcccagagaactgctgcccagtacatattttctctttttgggACCatcctctgtaaaccctagagatggttgtgtgggaaaatcccagtatatcagcagtttctgaaatactcagaccagcccatctgaCACCAACAAACACACCACATTCAAAGTTACTTAAGCTTTGGAAGgttgtctacatgcctaaatgcatttatttgctATACCTGTTCTGGCCGGTTAGTGCGTCTTACACAATGTGCCCAAATGGCAACATTTTTTACTGTTgcttattaataataatgcttATTATCCTATTTTGTCTAACTTTGTAGCTTTCTACCTGGGTGCATCACGGTCATTTGTCCAGTTGTCCCTCTTATGCCAGCTCTTATACAGAGATACTccctcttctccttcttctggACTGGGTATCTGctccaaaacatgaaaacagatGACCTCAGGGTCGACAGAAGAAGATGCTTGGACAAGCATCATATACTCAGATCTGTGGTAGTTTAAATCTGTCCACCTGCTTCGTGATGTCATACACCAAAGTATGCAGTGATGGAGTGCAGTCAACCCTCAGAGTGTACATACCTGAagtttaaaaagacatttacacatacaaataaaaCCAGAAACAACCTGGCactaagtcattttttcaacagAAAAGCATTCTCACCCTCTATTGCAGAGTCTGCATTGATGTAGGCCACAGCTCTCTCCTGCAGAAGCCTGGCATTATCCTGACGAGAAGGGTGAAGTGAGATAATtctgtgtgttttaaatataGTGTGTGTACATTTGCATATACGGTACCTCTGCCCATTCTGTAGATCCCAGCAGTCCAAACTCCTCTGCATCCCAGCTGGCAAATATTATAGTCCTCCTTGGCCTCCAgcctacacacacaaacagatgtCAATGAATCCTGAGTATTAAtacagtaattatttcattcaCTCACTGGGAAAGTCATACCTGTACTTAGCAGCCTGCCAGCACTCCTGACAGTTTCATGGACCACTGCTGCGCCAGACATGGGATCGATTCCTCCAAACACCCAGGCATCGCGGTGCCCTCCGAGAATCACATACCTGTCTACACAAACCCACCAACAGCACATGTAGCAAGagatgttaaataaaaaagacacTAAGTCACTGTTTTAATGTCTCTGAACAGACAAGCAAAAGTCAAGCTGTATTTTCATTCCTATATATCGTACTGTATGCAGACATCGAATTTGTTTGTGTATCCACGCTGCGGTCTGCACGTCAATGCTAATTGTGTGATGCAGAATGAAGGGTTTCTGGTACCTGGCTCCTGAGCTCCTCTAATCTTTCCAATGACGTTGTAGATTCTGGTTACCTGGTTGTTAGTGTGGATGTTCATACGCACCTTCCTGAGAGAGGCAGATTGAGGAATGAGTGATACATGCAAAGGTATTAAGACACAAACAGACCAAAATAATTTAACAGGAAATTACTGGTGCAAAAACCTGGGGATCATGCCTGGGGTATAAGTTTCAACACACAAAATGCTATTATTTAAGTTTGTTTTATAATGAATGGCCTCAGAACAACTTTAAACTGCAGCTCAAAATTTTGGTCTGCTAGGAACAGCTGATTTGATTTGTTGTGTGCATTTAGTtatgtctctcacacacaggcGGTACAAAGGCCTCCATTGTATTTCAGTTGGCTTGATGCCACTGGGTCACAGAATGTGAACAAGAGCAACAAAAAGAAGAGACAAACACTAAAAACAGACTGGAGACTGGACTGAAGTGGCAGAGGAAGAACAGCCAGCGGGAGAGGAAAGGGGTTTAGTATGAAAATGTGAAGGATTTAAGCTTTAGACAAGAACTTACTGGCTCTTAAATTCATCTGTAAAGCCTGGACCAATCCTATAGGAGACGTTCAGAGCTCCCTTCCAATTGTTGGGTGGAATCTCTCCTCCCATGTTACTGTAACATGAAAAATTATTTACAAATTCACTAGCAATGTCATCCAGGGGCCTCCAGTGAAATGTATCATTTGTTACCTTAAACTCCAGATGGAAGTGAAAGTGAAAACAATGCTCTAATAAATTGGTCATTATTACCAAGTgtttgaaatggaaaaaaaaaaattcatactTCAGAAGACGAAAAGCGTCGTGGAAGCCAATTGGATGCACAGGGATTTTGGGAAGTCCTACTCCATCCTCTGGGCTGAATCTGTAGGTGTATTCTGCAGGAGAGGAAACTATGTTGTTAGGTAAACTCTATGTAGAATAgtggtcagaagtttacttATAGTCTTCATGGGCATAAATATTatggtaatttggggctttgaatgatttctttgaactgttaaCAAAAAAGAACTATGTGCACaagttttaaaatatcttggatttttctaatctaatctaatcataAACTCAAATTATACACATAGGGTCAAAAGTATATATACTGTACATCcccactaatatttggttaaatgtttCTTAGCAAGTTGTTCCTCAACCAGATGCGTTTGGTGGCCATCAACAACTTTCTGGTGTAATTCTGGCTCGATATTGGTTGATTTCTTGGCACAGACTCTGCCTTTAAGCATAGCCCatacaagaaaaacaacaaatttaaCTGAACTTGATCAGTTCTGATAAGAGAGTGGTCAATTATCCAGTCATAAATATGGCAGAAACTTgttgatggctaccaaaagtTTCTAGTTAGGGTCCAACTTACGCAACAGTTAATATATTAAATACTTCTGACCCTGTACGTGAAAGTTTGAGTAACTGTGTGAATTAGAGAAAAATTCAAGATCACTTAAAACTTGTATACctaattcttcttctttaaagtcattaaaggtgcttcaaagaaatcattaaaagccccaaattactatGACATCCATGCTCATGATGAGAGTACAGACTCTAGCGCATGGCAGCGCCCACCTTTAGCAGGGTACCCTGGTGTGAGCGGGTCTCCTGCTCCATTCAGGTTGAGAACATTTCCTCTCTGAACTCCTCTGCCAGGTAGGTTCCAGCCGTCGGGGTAGGGCTGCAAGTAAACAAATTCTAAAATGCTAATTCTTACATTTTTGTCCTGACGTGCCAGTGGTCAGACTGTGATTTCAAGAAAAGGTTAATCACAAATTAATTGCAGTTGTTTGTAGATATTGTCACTGCATCGTGGCTTTTTAAAATTCCCACCTGGATTCCATCAGCCCAGTAATCTGCTGGGTCTGAGAACATAATGATCCCTTTTGCTCCGGCTAACACGGCGTTCTTCACCTGGCAGACAGACagggtgagaggcagagagggagCTGTGGGTTATTTTGAAGAAAAAGTGTCATGTTTCTTCTCAACCAGTCATCACATAATCAGATGACTGATGTGACGCTGACAGAATGCATTAATCGATTAAAGATGAATgaaaatttaaacatttttggcATATTTTGAAATTTACCAGGAAAACACTTTTCTTACCTTATTGCCTCTGAATATTTTTCCATATCTGACAATGACAATCTTCCCTGTCACATTGATGCCCATCTCCCTTTGTAACTGAGAAAAGTCTTCTGTGCGACCATAGTTGACATACACCAGGTCCCCCTGAAGAGAAACAAAGGAGAAGCAAAGGCCTCGGGTGCCTGTTTTAATATTATAATTGTTCGTGTGTACACATGTTTGTTTACCTCAGGCTGTCCTTTGGCAGAAAAAGCACTGTATGGAGGTACGATGTTGGAAATATCTTCATAACCCTGTGGAACCGGCTCAGCCAAGGAAGTGTTAAAAACCTGAGAGAGTAAAGACAGACGAGGATGAACTAAACTGGATTAGAACAGCTGAGGAAACTCTTTCCTCGCTTCCATCAGAAGCTGGTCAGCTGTGAACTCAGCTTTGATCTTgtcaaaaagtaaaaacacacgACAATGGTTGTCTGGACTAGATTGCAAAGCATCTAAAAAAGAGCAGAGTTAACCAACACAGAAGCAGAAGCCTCCCTTTGATGTAAACCATAAGCAAATACAccaacagcagaaaataaaggaTGACAGTATAAACTGGACGCTTTTGGGTCCTTATGTATATAGAGCACAGGACCACACGACTCCTGCTTGTTATGGTGTGAAGCACCTCTGTCGTACAAGCTCAATCTGACTTC containing:
- the naalad2 gene encoding N-acetylated-alpha-linked acidic dipeptidase 2, whose product is MRKESRWIRWIKWIVIVTVLFVLGFCIGWFAKPSNTQNHTDSSHYLKDFLEEMKADKIREHLRKFTQLPHLAGTEQNLKYAEQIMKEWQMFGIDSVEMVPYDVLLSYPNESQPNYISIVDHLGNEVFNTSLAEPVPQGYEDISNIVPPYSAFSAKGQPEGDLVYVNYGRTEDFSQLQREMGINVTGKIVIVRYGKIFRGNKVKNAVLAGAKGIIMFSDPADYWADGIQPYPDGWNLPGRGVQRGNVLNLNGAGDPLTPGYPAKEYTYRFSPEDGVGLPKIPVHPIGFHDAFRLLNNMGGEIPPNNWKGALNVSYRIGPGFTDEFKSQKVRMNIHTNNQVTRIYNVIGKIRGAQEPDRYVILGGHRDAWVFGGIDPMSGAAVVHETVRSAGRLLSTGWRPRRTIIFASWDAEEFGLLGSTEWAEDNARLLQERAVAYINADSAIEGMYTLRVDCTPSLHTLVYDITKQIPSPEEGEEGVSLYKSWHKRDNWTNDRDAPRISKLGSGSDFEAYFIRLGIASGRARYTKNTKTERYSSYPVYHSVYETFEIVEKFYDPSFKRLQAVAQVRGALIFLLADSQLLPLDVNEYADSLRKYAQSIAQLAQKNLVEMETYKVSFDSLFSAVENFTVAARDFHKRLQTLNKADPLQLRIMNDQLMYLERAFIDPLGLPGRPFYRHVIFAPSSHNKYAGESFPGIYDALFDIQNSADPAKAWEEVKRQISIAAFTVHAAAMTLTPPA